The DNA segment CGAATGGCAAGCTTCCGGCGTCATTTCCAATAGCCATAAACTGCAGTCGTTCGACAATCAGGGCGCATTCGATCAGAATCCATGGCTAGCTAGTCTGGAAAAGCTCAAATCATCGCCCGACCAACCGGTTATTCTGGTGTGCCGCTCCGGCAACCGCAGCGGCAAAGTCGGCGCGTTGCTGGCTCGGCAACTGGGCATGAAAAATATCTACCATCTGGAAAACGGCCTGCAATCCTGGATTAAGTCCGGGCATCCGCTTTCACCCAATTGTCTGGCCATAGCCTGCAAATAAACACCATGTCATTAGTCTCGCTCAGTAATCAGACCGTCGCCCTGGCCGGTATTGCTCAGGCCTGCTCCCTGGTCCGGC comes from the Methylomonas sp. LL1 genome and includes:
- a CDS encoding rhodanese-like domain-containing protein, coding for MKKSLTLLLAGLLFSAQLLADELKSVSPEQLLDMQQNRNALVIDVRTEAEWQASGVISNSHKLQSFDNQGAFDQNPWLASLEKLKSSPDQPVILVCRSGNRSGKVGALLARQLGMKNIYHLENGLQSWIKSGHPLSPNCLAIACK